CTGCTGGCATTAAATGCGGCTATTGAAGCGGCTAGGGCAGGAGAACACGGAAAAGGCTTCGCCGTCGTGGCAAGCGAAGTAAGAAAGCTTGCCGAACAGTCCGGAGAAGCAACTCAGCAGATCAGTGACATCATTTTTTATATTCAAAATGAGACCGCTCAGGTGGTACAGACGATGGATCTTGTCAATGCAGAGGTCAGCGAAGGAATCGGTGTTATGAATGACGCAGGATCCTCCTTCAAACAGATTCAGAACTCCATTCAGTCTGTAACTGAACATATCAGCCAAGTATCAGGTGCAGTACACGGAGTTTCTGCCGGAAATGAACAGGCGGTTACGTCAATGGACACGATTTCAGCCATTGCTGCTGAAACAGCCAAGTCTTCTCAGCAAGTGCTGGCTGCTACACAAGAACAGTTAGCTTCGATTGAAGAGATGTCAGCCTATACGGCTTCACTCGATGAACTTGCAAAAGAAATGGAAGAACTCACTCATACTTTTATTATGTAATGAAAAAAGAAGCAGAGAGTCTGCTTCTTTTTTTATATTAGCTGATGATCGCGGATGTCCCTACTAATGATTGCGGAGTTCTTCCGAGTGCCAGAAGGCTGATCTTGGCATAGCCGGCATTGGGGCAGCTGGAGATGGTTTTTCGCAGTGCCTCGATGTCTGTATCTGATAAAAGTTTTTCAATCTCACTTTTATAGAGGCGGATGACGGACCCTTGAACAAACTCAGGGGAATAGCGTCTGCAATCTTCATTCATAATAAGACAGCCCATGTATTGATATTTAAACTGAAGTGCACGAGTCAGATTGATGATGTGCACCCATTTTTCATAAAGAGAAGGGTACTTGCGTTCAAGGTTTTCTAAGGACTCTTTCGCTTCTTTCAATTCGCTGTGGCTGCATAACGTAATCATACTAATGCTCCTTCCTGCTGCCAAGGTTTTCTTAGTGTAATAACCTCAGCCAACTCCTTGCTTCGTGCTCTGCGGATCTTGCGCATTTCTGCACGGTCTTTCGCAGTATCAAAAAGGAATTTTTCTTCTTCGGTTTCAGGGATGACCGCCGGTACTTCAACCGGACGTTTGTCTTCACCTAAAGCAACAAAGGTCAAAAAGGCTGTAGCTGCGATTCTTCGTTCCCCAGTGATAATATCTTCAGCGATAACTTTACAGAAAATCTCCATGGAGCTTTTTCCTGTATAGGATACGAAAGACTCAATGCATACTGAATCGGTCTGGTGAATCGGATGCAAGAAATCAATCGAATCGGTTGATGCTGTTACACATGTTTTTACACGTGCATGGCGTCGTGCCGATAATGAGGCGGCACTGTCGAGTTTTTTCATCAAAACTCCGCCAAACAATGTGTTGTAATTATTCAAATCACAGGATAAAACCTGATCTGTATTTATAATGCGGCTTTCGCTCGTTTTTTTAGCTTCCAAAAGAATCTCCCTTTCTCGTTGTTACACCCTTTTTATATCGGGACGTTTTATCGTTTTTGCGTTTCCCTCTTACAGGACCAAGTGTACGCCTCCAAGAAAAGGAAGTAAAATTGTTATTTTTCATCATTTACATAGACGAAATCTATGTAAATGCTTTCAGATATACAGAAAAGGCATAGATGATTAAATGCAAAAGGCGGCTCTCCTTAGAGAACCGCCCCATTATTTACTCTTCTGATAATTGTTCTTTTGCGTAGCTGAGCCACTCTTTCGCAGCAAAAGATAAATACTGATCTTTGTTCCAAATCAGGGCGAGATGCCAGCTGATGGAAGGATTGACGACTTTAATCGCACGAACTTCATCCGTCAGATGCCGGCAGATGCTCTCGGGCAGCAGGGAGACCCCTAATTTACACACGACCATCTCCTCGATAAAGGACCATTGTGAGCTTTCTGACGTAATGTGCGGACTGAATCCAGCCTGATTGCAGGAGGAGATGATGCGGTCATGGAGGACGAAATCTTTGTTAAAAAGGATAAATGATTCCTCTCTTAGCTCAGCTAAATTTATTTCGTCCCGGACAGCAAGCGGATGGTCAGGATGGATGATGAGCCGCAAGTCCTCTTCCATAAAAGCAAAATGCTGAAACATATCGTTGTTTGTCGGAAGCACGACAACCCCGATATCCAGTTGAAGGCTTGCCACTTCTTCTTCGATTTTTTTTGATCCGTCTTCCATAAGCTCGAAGGTAATGTGGGGATATCTGTCATGAAAACTGCCGATCAATTTTGGAAAAAGGCGGGGATCAAAAATCGGAGGAAGCCCAATCCGAATATGCCCTTTTTTTAATCCGAGCAGGTTGTCCAGCTCCATCTCCAGATTGTTGAATGCTTTATCGACCAGCTTGGCCTGGTCAAATATGGTCTGGCCGGCATCCGTAAGTGTCAGTCCCTTTCGTGAGCGGTCAAAAAGGACAACCCCAAGCTCATCCTCCAGATTCTTGATCATTTTGCTGATGGTTGGCTGGGTGATGAAAAGGGCATCAGCCGCCCGTGTAAAGCTGTTATATTTTGCCACTTCAATAAAATACTGTAATTGTTTAATATCCACGAATGCACCTGCTTGCCGCATGAACGGCGTTATTTTTCTGTAGTTTATCACGATTGCAGAATAAAAACCAAAATAGGGCGAATATGCATATACTGTTTTATTGAGAGTGGGAAGGCTGGGATGGCAGATGTACAGACAGCGGCAGGTTGTGGATGTGAAAAGGGGAAATGTGGCGGGCGACGGTTCCATTGATACGGTGTATCTTACTGCTGAAAAAACAGCGGATAGTCCATACTGGGTGAACATTGCGGCCGTCGTTCAGGACGGAGGGACCAACCAGTATGTGCAACTCCCTCTTAAAGAAAACTCAGGGTACAATCCTACCCTTTTTCTCGGGGATTTTACAGGAGATAAGGTAGAAGACATCATGGTCGTTATGGATACGGGAGGCAGCGGCGGCATGATCAATGCCTATGTATTTGCCTACAGAGGAGGGCAGTTCGGGCCGCTTTTTGACTCTGGTGTATTCAGTGACCAATTGAAGTACAGGGTTTTTTATCTGGACCAATATAAAGCACAGGTGAACAGCTACAGCCTGAAGCAAAAATTTATCATCGATTTGAGTACGAAGGACAAGGAATACTTGTCTGAGATTTACTACCCGAATGGAAAATTAAAGGCTCCCATACAAGGATTTGTCTCACCTTTAAGCGGTCTTTACCCGGTGGACTTTGACCGAAATGGCGTGTATGAACTGCTGGCTTACCAAAACATCGCCGGCCGATATAACGCTGACCGCCTTGGCTATGTCCAGACTACCCTGAAGTGGAATGGCAGTGAGTTTGGTGCGGAGATGCAGAACGTTGCGATCTTTGGCGGGGATATCCGAGGATAAGCCTGGTGGATTAACCTCTCGTTGTGGAGAGGTTTTTTATATGATAAAAAAACCATTGACTTTCTCCCTTTTGCAGATTAAAGTAATAACTATATTTTCTAAAAATTAAATATTCATTCTCTTATCAAGAGTGGCAGAGGGACTGGCCCTATGACGCCCAGCAACCGTTCCGTAATGGAATTGGTGCTAATTCCAGCAAAACAGCATGTCTGTTTTGAGAGATAAGAGAGGACGAATCCGTTATACATATGCGATGAAACCTCTCTTTTTCCAGAGAGGTTTTTTTACGTGGTGGGGCTTATTTCGCTGGTCCCGTGCCCCCTTGAGAAGAGAGATATACAAAAAAGGGAGTTGGGGAAATGAAACGATTCATCAATTGCGCGGCAATCTCCGCGGTCGCTTTATCACTTTTATTAACAGGCTGTTCATCCGGAAGCAATACCGCTTCATCAGCTGGCAAACATGAAAAGGTCTCGTTCGATAACGTGCCAAAGCGGTTTGCCAAAGGGCAGGGAGCCCGAATCAAGGTTATCCGTAAAATCGGCGGTGATGATCATACAGCTCAATTTTTAGCAGGTGCTAAAGCGGAAGGGGAGGCACTTGGTTTTACCGTTGATACCTACACAGCAAACGGTGATACCGCCAAGTTCCATGATGCGATTGCCCAGGCGGCTGATGAGAATTACGACGGTTTTATCATCTCTCACGGTGATGATGCGGCTACCATAAACGATATTAAGAAACTGCGGGAAAAAGGAAAGAACGTGGTGACGTTTGATTCCAATCCGGACCTCGCGAAAGTAGGCGGTGTCACACTTACGTCTCAGGACGATGAAGCCCTTGCCAAGCTGGCTCTCGATCAGCTCGTTAAAGAGAACAAAGGAAAAGCCAACATCGTTTATCTTTGGGTAGACGGGTTCCCGCCGATGGTGCGACGCAACGCCGTCTTTAAAGAAACATTGAAGAATAACCCGGGAATCAAGGAAGTAGAGCGCTTTGGCGTTGCTTCTGCAGATACGTCGGTCCAGACGCAAAATGCGGTGACGGCCATGCTGAACAAACATAAAAGAGGCGAGATTGATGCCATTTTTGCCACATGGGATGCCTTTGCGATCGGGGCTGCACGTGCGATTAAAGAAGCGGGACGCAATGAAATCAAAATTTACGGTATCGACGTCTCCAATGCAGACCTTCAAGAAATCCAGAAAAAGAACAGCTCTTGGAAATACACAGCAGCTGTGGATCCTAAGCTCATCGGGGCAGTGGATATGAGAATTCTTGCTAAAAAGCTTGCGGGTGAAAAAACACCTCAAAAATATGATTTGAAAGCTTCACTTGTTTCACAAAAGGATCTGCAAAAATCAAACGAGGGTGTGAACATGGTCAACCTGTCCAAGGAAATTAAAGGCTGGGGCCAGTCTGATGCATTTGAGGAAGATTGGATGAAGACACTTAAGGATCACTACCAAAAATAACTGAAACTCTCAGGAAAAGAATGGGACTTGAATAGCCTAATAAATTGAACCGCACAAGAAAAAGCGAGCTCTTTTTCTTGAGTTCAATTTTCGGCTATTCAATTTTACAATTGCTGGCTCATACTACACCAGCAGTCCCATTTCATAAATGTAAAGTAAAAGATTTGAGGGTCTCTTGCACACATCAGTATGTGATGTATGTAAGAAAGCTAATCAAAATGAAATTTTATTTATGCAAAATGAAAACGCACACTCTCTTTTTAAAGTTAAGAGAGTGTTTGCTTTGAGGGAAGGGGAGAAGCAGATGGCTCTGTTGGAGATGAAGGATATAAGTATTGAGTTTCCGGGTGTAAAAGCGTTGAATCGTGTAAGCTTTGCCAGTGAAACCGGCCGGGTTCATGCGCTGATCGGAGCGAACGGGGCTGGGAAGTCGACCCTCATGAAGATTCTGTCGGGAGCCTACAATCATTACACGGGCGAGATTCATTTGGACGGAAAAAAAGCGGCCATCACTTTGCCGAGAGATGCCCTGGACGAAGGAATTCAAATCGTCCATCAAGAGGTTGACATCGCACTGATCCCGTATTTAACCGTTGGTGAAAATATTCTGCTGCATGATCTGATCAACGAGATGGGTAAAAAGCAGCTTGTAAGATGGAAACAGCTGCATAAGAAGGCATCGCAAATTTTAGAAGAGATGAACATTAACGTTTCTTCCAAAAAGCTGGTCAGTGAGCTTACTCTTGCTCAAAAGCAGATGGTTCTCATCGCCCGAGCGGTTTCAGCACAGTGCCGTTTTCTAATATTGGATGAACCGACTGCGCCGTTAAGCCACTCAGAAACTAACGAACTGTTCCGGATTGTCAGAAACCTGAAGTCTAAAAATGTAGGCATCATATTCATTTCTCACCGGCTGCCGGAAATCTTTGAAATCTGTGATGATATTACGGTGATGAGGAACGGTGAGTTAGTCATAAAAGAATCAATTTCGGAAACTTCAATCAACCGGGTCATCGAGCAGATGCTCGGCAAGGCGTTGGATGAGCAGTTTCCTGCCTTGAACGGAAAAGTGGGAGAAACTGTTCTTGAGGTAAAAGGACTTTCTGACGCCGAGAAGATCAAGGGTTTGAACTTAACGGTCCGTGCGGGTGAAATTATCGGAATCGCGGGACTTGTAGGAGCAGGAAAAACAGAGCTGTGCAAAACCCTGTTCGGCTGTACAAAGATTACAGCAGGAGCTGTTCTTCTCAAGGGGAAGAAACTGAAGCTGAAAAGTCCGCATCAGGCGGTAAAGCAGGGCCTGGCTCTCGTTCCGGAAGAACGGAGAAAAGAGGGGATTCTGGTCGCGGAATCGGTTGCTGCTAATCTAACAGCGGCCAATCTTGGACAGTTCACCAAGGTACTAAGTTTTCTGGATCGCCGGGCGGAAAAGCAAAAGGCTGTTGAAATCATTCAAACCTTAGGCATTAAGACGCCATCTGAGAAAACGAAGGTTCAAAATCTGTCCGGGGGCAATCAGCAAAAGATCGCGATCGGCAAATGGCTTATCGCAGATGCCGATGTTTATATTTTTGATGAGCCGACGAAGGGTGTAGATGTAGGTGCTAAGAAGGACATTTTTGAATTGATCTCTGCGCTGGCAAAACGGGGCAAAGCCATCCTTTATGCGTCCTCAGAGTTTACAGAGATTCTGGGTATCACGAACCGTCTTTACGTGCTGTATGACGGACGCAGTGTGAAAGAGCTCAAAACCTCAGCCGCGACGGAAGAAGAGCTATTATTCTATTCAACAGGAGGAAGGTAGATGGAGCTTTCAAAACCAATACCGGCCCAAGTTTCACCAAAAAAGAAATTTGAGCTGTTCGACTTTTTTTATAAATATGGAACGATCTTAACCATTATGGTCTTAATTGGTGTGTTCACTGCGGCCAATCCATCCTTTGTGCAGGGACACAATCTGATGAACATCTTACGGTCGATCTCCATCGTTACTATCATTGCGATCGGCATTACGATATCGCTGTCTGTCAACGGATTTGACCTTTCTGTCGGATCTGTGGCCTCTCTTTCGAATGCCATTGCGATCTCAATGTTTGTCTGGTTCTCCCAGAACACGGTGGTAGCGATTCTTTCCGCCCTCGCTGCCGCTCTGATTGTCGGCATCATTAACTCCGTGATGATTGTTAAAGTGAAAATACCGGATATGCTCCTGACGCTTGCCACCATGTTTATCATCCAGGGGATTGCACTCACGTACACGAAAGGGGCGACCATATCGCAAAACATGGTCATGCCTGATGGAACGTTTGCGACGGGCAAGATCAGTGCAGCGTTCGAGAAAATAGGCCAAGTCCCTTGGATCATCGTGATCATGGCAGCGGCTGTTCTACTTGTCCATGTTCTTCTCAACTACACAAAGCATGGGAGGTACATGTATGTCATCGGCGGGAATGAAGAAGCGGCAAGACTTTCAGGCATTCCGGTAAACAAATATAAGGTAGCGGCCTATCTGCTGTCCGCTCTTTTTGCTTCGATTGGCGGTATTGTGCTGGCATCAAGAGTGATGACTGCTGAAATTAATGCAGGCACTCCGTATTTAATGGATGCTGTGGCTGCGGCTTTTATTGGTTTTTCGGTATTTGGTGCAGGCAAACCCAATGCTTTTGGAACCCTGATCGGCGCTGTATTGATCGGAATTCTGCAGAACGGCCTCGTCATGATGTCTGTTCCTTACTATTCCATGGACATTGTTAAAGGGGCAGTCCTTGCATTTGCGCTGGCCTTAACGTATTACAAACAAAAAAAATAAGAACCCATTAAAAAAAAATGACTGTCTGTCCTTTCTCAACATACGTTATGATAGGGAGTTTTTTTCTCCACTATGTATAGATAGAGGATAGTCACATGAAAAAACTCAATCTTAAAGGGCTGACGGGCGAAGTCGTTACCCGATTTAGCCCTTCATACGAAGAAGCACGGCAGGAATGGAACCGGGCTGTTCAAAAATTCCCTCTTGTCATTTTGTACTGCACTAACACAGGGGACGTCAGCAATGCGATCATCTGGGCAAGAAAACATGAAGTGCAGATCAGGATTCGTTCGGGAGGGCACCATTATGAAGGCTACTCGATTGGAAATGGTGTTATTGTTGTTGATCTAAGCAGGATGGATGGCATTATGCTTAACGCTAAAGAACAGCTTAAAGTTCAAGGCGGAGTGAAGAACGGACAGCTATATGCATTCGTTGGTTCTTTAGGCTATCCTTTTCCGGGAGGAACGTGTCCGGTTGGGGTCAGCGGTTATACGCTTGGCGGCGGATGGGGATTTTCCAGCCGGTATTTAGGACTTGGGTGTGACAGCCTGATCGAACTCGAAATTGTGGATTATACAGGAAGAATACTGACGGCAAATCAATTCGTCAATGGAGATTTGTTCTGGGCTTGCCGGGGTGCCGGAGGAGGAAACTTTGGTATCGTTGTTTCCATGACATTTGCCCTTCCTGAAAAAGTAGATAAAATTTCTTTCGTCGAAATCTATGCGCCAAAAGCGGATGCAAAAATGCAGGAAACCTTTCTGAACGCCTGGCAATATTGGCTGGAGGATTTGGACGAGAGAATGACCGTTAATGCAAGCCTTTTTAACTCTTTGGAGGAAGGGATGGCGATCTACGGACGCGGCTTTTTCTATGGTTCGCCTGAGGAAGCCGCTGAGGTGATGGAACCGCTGCTGAACAATGGGGAGATCCAGCTGTTCGTTACACAATTGTCATTTTTAGAGGCGGTAAGAGCGGTAGAAGCGACCTATCCAGAGTATGAGCGTTTTAAATCTACGGGAAGATTTGTGTACAGGAAATACAGTGAAAAAGAGATCCGAAATATTGTCGGGCTGATCAGCAAGCGGGCTGAGGGGTCAATTTACGCAGCTATTACGGTATATGCTTTAGGAGGAAAGGCCAGCCAGATCAATCCTTTTGAAACGGCATTCTTTTATCGGCAGGCTGATTATATTATGGGAATTCAAACGGTCTGGACCGTTCCGGGATTTGCCGAAGAGAACACACAGTGGCTGAAGAAAAGATTTCCGTATGTAAAATCCCTGACAAAAGGGTCTTTTGTCAACTTCCCATACAGCCATTTGAGGCATTATGAAAAAGAGTATTTCGGATGGAATGCACCGCGATTAAAAAAAGTAAATAAAAAATATGATCCCTATAATGTCTTCACCTTTCCTCAGGGAATCAACGGATCACCCCGGCCATAATCCGGCAGTAAAGTGCTGGATTTTTTGTGTTCTTTAATAAAGGGTAAAG
This genomic stretch from Fictibacillus marinisediminis harbors:
- a CDS encoding sugar ABC transporter ATP-binding protein, which gives rise to MALLEMKDISIEFPGVKALNRVSFASETGRVHALIGANGAGKSTLMKILSGAYNHYTGEIHLDGKKAAITLPRDALDEGIQIVHQEVDIALIPYLTVGENILLHDLINEMGKKQLVRWKQLHKKASQILEEMNINVSSKKLVSELTLAQKQMVLIARAVSAQCRFLILDEPTAPLSHSETNELFRIVRNLKSKNVGIIFISHRLPEIFEICDDITVMRNGELVIKESISETSINRVIEQMLGKALDEQFPALNGKVGETVLEVKGLSDAEKIKGLNLTVRAGEIIGIAGLVGAGKTELCKTLFGCTKITAGAVLLKGKKLKLKSPHQAVKQGLALVPEERRKEGILVAESVAANLTAANLGQFTKVLSFLDRRAEKQKAVEIIQTLGIKTPSEKTKVQNLSGGNQQKIAIGKWLIADADVYIFDEPTKGVDVGAKKDIFELISALAKRGKAILYASSEFTEILGITNRLYVLYDGRSVKELKTSAATEEELLFYSTGGR
- a CDS encoding ABC transporter permease, coding for MELSKPIPAQVSPKKKFELFDFFYKYGTILTIMVLIGVFTAANPSFVQGHNLMNILRSISIVTIIAIGITISLSVNGFDLSVGSVASLSNAIAISMFVWFSQNTVVAILSALAAALIVGIINSVMIVKVKIPDMLLTLATMFIIQGIALTYTKGATISQNMVMPDGTFATGKISAAFEKIGQVPWIIVIMAAAVLLVHVLLNYTKHGRYMYVIGGNEEAARLSGIPVNKYKVAAYLLSALFASIGGIVLASRVMTAEINAGTPYLMDAVAAAFIGFSVFGAGKPNAFGTLIGAVLIGILQNGLVMMSVPYYSMDIVKGAVLAFALALTYYKQKK
- a CDS encoding FAD-dependent oxidoreductase; amino-acid sequence: MKKLNLKGLTGEVVTRFSPSYEEARQEWNRAVQKFPLVILYCTNTGDVSNAIIWARKHEVQIRIRSGGHHYEGYSIGNGVIVVDLSRMDGIMLNAKEQLKVQGGVKNGQLYAFVGSLGYPFPGGTCPVGVSGYTLGGGWGFSSRYLGLGCDSLIELEIVDYTGRILTANQFVNGDLFWACRGAGGGNFGIVVSMTFALPEKVDKISFVEIYAPKADAKMQETFLNAWQYWLEDLDERMTVNASLFNSLEEGMAIYGRGFFYGSPEEAAEVMEPLLNNGEIQLFVTQLSFLEAVRAVEATYPEYERFKSTGRFVYRKYSEKEIRNIVGLISKRAEGSIYAAITVYALGGKASQINPFETAFFYRQADYIMGIQTVWTVPGFAEENTQWLKKRFPYVKSLTKGSFVNFPYSHLRHYEKEYFGWNAPRLKKVNKKYDPYNVFTFPQGINGSPRP
- a CDS encoding acyl-CoA thioesterase, which encodes MEAKKTSESRIINTDQVLSCDLNNYNTLFGGVLMKKLDSAASLSARRHARVKTCVTASTDSIDFLHPIHQTDSVCIESFVSYTGKSSMEIFCKVIAEDIITGERRIAATAFLTFVALGEDKRPVEVPAVIPETEEEKFLFDTAKDRAEMRKIRRARSKELAEVITLRKPWQQEGALV
- the cidR gene encoding cidABC operon transcriptional activator CidR, encoding MDIKQLQYFIEVAKYNSFTRAADALFITQPTISKMIKNLEDELGVVLFDRSRKGLTLTDAGQTIFDQAKLVDKAFNNLEMELDNLLGLKKGHIRIGLPPIFDPRLFPKLIGSFHDRYPHITFELMEDGSKKIEEEVASLQLDIGVVVLPTNNDMFQHFAFMEEDLRLIIHPDHPLAVRDEINLAELREESFILFNKDFVLHDRIISSCNQAGFSPHITSESSQWSFIEEMVVCKLGVSLLPESICRHLTDEVRAIKVVNPSISWHLALIWNKDQYLSFAAKEWLSYAKEQLSEE
- a CDS encoding sugar ABC transporter substrate-binding protein; protein product: MKRFINCAAISAVALSLLLTGCSSGSNTASSAGKHEKVSFDNVPKRFAKGQGARIKVIRKIGGDDHTAQFLAGAKAEGEALGFTVDTYTANGDTAKFHDAIAQAADENYDGFIISHGDDAATINDIKKLREKGKNVVTFDSNPDLAKVGGVTLTSQDDEALAKLALDQLVKENKGKANIVYLWVDGFPPMVRRNAVFKETLKNNPGIKEVERFGVASADTSVQTQNAVTAMLNKHKRGEIDAIFATWDAFAIGAARAIKEAGRNEIKIYGIDVSNADLQEIQKKNSSWKYTAAVDPKLIGAVDMRILAKKLAGEKTPQKYDLKASLVSQKDLQKSNEGVNMVNLSKEIKGWGQSDAFEEDWMKTLKDHYQK